A section of the Jaculus jaculus isolate mJacJac1 chromosome 6, mJacJac1.mat.Y.cur, whole genome shotgun sequence genome encodes:
- the LOC101612122 gene encoding elongation factor Ts, mitochondrial isoform X3, producing the protein MPLLESLRLCLVARIGTRPAASLLLPAAPLRRTFHVGPCCPSSSGKELLMKLRRKTGYSFVNCKKALETCGGDLKQAEVWLHKQAQKEGWSKAAKLHGRKTKEGLIGLLQEGNISVLVEVNCETDFVSRNLKFQQLVQQVAVGTLLHCQSLKDQLSTHSKGFLNSSELSGLQAGPNKEGFLKDHLALAIGKLGENMILKRAAWVKVPSGFYVGSYVHGTMHSPSLHNLVLGKYGALVICETSEQSTNLKDLGRRLGQHVVGMAPLSVGSLDDEPGGEGETKMLSQPYLLDPSITLGQYVQPQGVSVVDFVRFECGEDEEATEAV; encoded by the exons ATGCCGCTGCTGGAGTCCTTGCGCCTCTGCCTGGTCGCACGGATTGGGACTCGCCCG gcggcgtccctgctgctgcccgCGGCCCCGCTGCGGCGCACGTTCCACGTCGGCCCCTGCTGCCCTTCCTCCTCCGGCAAGGAGCTCCTCATGAAGCTGCGGCGGAAAACGGGCTACTCCTTCGTAAACTGCAAGAAAGCTCTGGAGACGTGTGGCGGGGATCTTAAGCAG GCAGAGGTCTGGCTCCACAAGCAGGCCCAGAAGGAAGGCTGGAGCAAAGCTGCCAAGCTGCATGGGAGGAAGACTAAAGAAGGCCTGATCGGGTTGCTACAGGAAGGAAACATATCTGTATTAGTAGAA GTAAATTGTGAGACAGATTTTGTCTCCAGAAATTTAAAATTCCAACAGTTGGTCCAGCAGGTAGCTGTGGGAACCTTGTTGCATTGTCAGAGCCTGAAGGATCAACTCTCCACACACAGTAAA GGCTTCCTGAACTCCTCTGAGCTTTCTGGGCTTCAAGCTGGGCCAAACAAAGAAGGCTTTCTCAAGGATCATTTGGCATTAGCAATTG GGAAACTAGGAGAAAACATGATTCTTAAGCGAGCTGCCTGGGTGAAGGTGCCATCTGGCTTCTACGTTGGCTCTTATGTCCATGGAACGATGCACAGCCCTTCACTCCACAACCTGGTGCTGGGGAAGTATGGGGCCCTGGTCATCTGCGAGACATCTGAGCAGAGTACAAACCTGAAGGACCTTGGCCGCCGCCTGGGGCAGCACGTGGTGGGCATGGCCCCTCTCTCTGTTGGCTCCCTTGATGATGAGcctggaggagagggagagaccaaGATGCTGTCTCAGCCATACCTGCTGGACCCCTCCATCACACTGGGACAGTATGTGCAGCCCCAAGGGGTGTCTGTGGTGGATTTTGTGCGGTTTGAATGTGGAGAGGATGAAGAGGCAACTGAGGCTGTATAG